One Methylosarcina fibrata AML-C10 DNA segment encodes these proteins:
- a CDS encoding type II toxin-antitoxin system PemK/MazF family toxin, which yields MKKGEIWWASLGEPRGSEPGFRRPVVVVSSNEFNNSKINTVLAAVITSNVRLADAPGNVLLEKKHSKLAKDSVINVSQIITLDKKYLTEKASKLSTQHINALNDGLKLVMGL from the coding sequence GTGAAAAAAGGTGAAATATGGTGGGCTTCGTTAGGTGAGCCACGAGGTTCCGAACCTGGTTTTCGTCGTCCAGTCGTTGTCGTTTCTTCCAATGAATTCAATAACAGCAAGATCAACACCGTTCTTGCTGCCGTAATTACTTCAAATGTTCGCCTCGCAGATGCGCCAGGCAATGTGTTGCTAGAGAAAAAGCACTCAAAGCTGGCAAAAGATTCTGTTATCAATGTCAGTCAAATTATTACGCTAGACAAAAAGTATCTAACTGAGAAGGCATCCAAACTAAGCACTCAACACATAAATGCGCTAAATGACGGCCTAAAATTGGTTATGGGGTTGTAA
- a CDS encoding IS91 family transposase, with product MSGDVGLQAVFERFLPAYQTQHALTPIQQKACRHIEQCRTEALGGLRRRCGQCGFEQPQYHSCRDRHCPQCQGQAQQAWCQQQLQAVLPVTYYHLVFTLPHTLNSWVELHPEVIYRCLFQSVWETLDHFGQDPKRLHGTLGMTAVLHTWGQNLSRHVHLHCLVAGGALTEAGDWHPAKSNYLFPVRALSRFFRGRMVCRLRYSAQRGELQRITRPAEIDTRLRELMQTDWVVYTKAYLNQAETVVQYLARYSRKTALSNGRIRQIDEDQVHLRYKDYRDHDRNKVMVLGGEELIRRFLWHILPIGFMRIRHYGFLANRCRRQKLAQIRHTLQAIAEQEIVEQEVVNSQPVTAPIIEKPQLCPQCQTGRMIVVGEIAPKRIEYG from the coding sequence ATGAGCGGCGACGTCGGCTTGCAGGCGGTCTTCGAGCGATTTCTGCCCGCCTATCAGACGCAGCATGCGCTCACCCCGATTCAGCAAAAAGCCTGCCGGCATATCGAACAATGCCGCACCGAAGCCTTGGGTGGCCTGCGACGGCGTTGCGGGCAGTGCGGCTTCGAGCAGCCGCAGTATCATTCCTGCCGTGACCGCCATTGCCCGCAATGCCAGGGCCAAGCCCAACAAGCCTGGTGCCAACAGCAGTTGCAGGCGGTTCTGCCGGTGACCTACTATCACCTGGTGTTCACACTGCCGCATACGCTCAATAGCTGGGTCGAACTGCACCCCGAAGTGATCTACCGGTGCTTATTCCAGAGCGTTTGGGAAACCTTGGATCATTTTGGCCAAGACCCGAAACGATTGCACGGCACCCTGGGGATGACCGCGGTCTTGCATACCTGGGGGCAAAATCTGAGTCGGCATGTGCATCTGCACTGCCTGGTCGCCGGCGGCGCCTTGACCGAAGCAGGCGACTGGCATCCGGCCAAAAGCAATTACCTGTTTCCGGTCCGGGCCTTGTCCCGATTTTTTCGGGGTCGAATGGTTTGCCGCCTGCGGTACAGTGCGCAACGCGGTGAACTGCAACGGATCACGCGTCCTGCGGAAATCGATACGCGACTCCGTGAGCTCATGCAAACAGACTGGGTGGTGTACACCAAAGCCTATCTCAACCAAGCCGAAACAGTGGTCCAGTATCTGGCCCGCTACAGTCGCAAAACCGCACTCAGTAATGGGCGGATCCGGCAGATAGACGAAGACCAAGTGCATCTGCGCTACAAGGACTACCGGGATCATGACCGCAACAAAGTCATGGTGTTGGGCGGTGAAGAACTGATTCGACGCTTCTTATGGCATATTTTGCCGATCGGGTTCATGCGCATTCGCCATTACGGCTTTCTCGCCAACCGATGCCGGCGACAAAAGCTGGCGCAAATCCGGCATACTCTGCAAGCCATAGCCGAGCAAGAGATCGTCGAGCAGGAAGTTGTAAACAGTCAGCCCGTTACCGCGCCGATCATTGAAAAACCGCAGTTATGTCCGCAATGCCAAACAGGCCGTATGATCGTCGTCGGAGAGATAGCGCCCAAGCGCATAGAGTATGGCTAA
- a CDS encoding tyrosine-type recombinase/integrase, which translates to MTPLRQKMIDAMLVRGMALRTQRSYLMAVAELAKYYHRSPAQLSGEELQGFFLALVKERHLSPATCRLYLNALRFFYLHVLGQDSFGVKLQVPKQEQRIPELLMRSEVSRILAAHGNLKHRMLLSTCYGCGLRVSELVSIQIRHLDGERRLLRVEQGKGAKDRAVILSPTLLQLLRAYWRELRPPQWLFPGADPHSPLSIASAQKLFSEAKRRAGVDKIGGIHSLRHAYATHQLEAGMPLHQLQHQLGHQNIRSTLRYVHWVPGYQESRSGGDLLAQLEQPL; encoded by the coding sequence ATGACTCCGTTACGTCAAAAAATGATCGATGCCATGCTGGTACGCGGCATGGCTCTGAGAACCCAGCGCAGTTATCTGATGGCTGTCGCCGAGTTGGCGAAGTATTATCATCGTTCGCCGGCTCAACTGTCGGGGGAAGAACTGCAAGGGTTCTTCCTCGCACTGGTCAAAGAACGCCACCTCTCGCCGGCCACTTGCCGCTTGTATCTGAATGCGCTCCGTTTTTTCTATCTGCACGTCCTCGGCCAGGACAGCTTTGGCGTCAAGCTGCAGGTGCCTAAACAAGAACAACGCATTCCGGAACTGCTGATGCGCAGTGAAGTCAGCCGCATCCTGGCGGCCCACGGCAACCTCAAACACCGCATGTTACTGTCGACCTGTTACGGTTGCGGACTTCGTGTCAGTGAATTGGTGTCGATTCAGATTCGCCACCTGGATGGCGAACGGCGACTGCTGCGAGTGGAACAAGGCAAAGGCGCTAAGGATCGGGCCGTGATCCTGTCGCCTACTTTATTGCAGCTATTGCGTGCCTATTGGCGTGAACTGCGGCCGCCGCAATGGCTGTTTCCCGGTGCCGATCCCCACTCGCCGTTGAGTATTGCCAGTGCGCAAAAGCTTTTTTCGGAGGCCAAACGACGCGCCGGGGTCGACAAGATCGGCGGCATTCACAGCCTGCGTCACGCCTATGCGACCCATCAGCTGGAAGCCGGCATGCCGCTGCATCAACTGCAGCATCAGCTGGGCCATCAGAATATCCGCTCGACCTTGCGTTATGTCCATTGGGTGCCGGGTTATCAGGAAAGCCGAAGCGGCGGCGACCTGTTGGCCCAACTGGAGCAGCCGTTATGA
- a CDS encoding DUF2806 domain-containing protein codes for MSDDNSTSLVNLGDLSKPADTLIQKVSSAIGGVFEPWQIKRVAKAEAEANLIKAKSEIEITELHRRAMHRFVEEEANRQENMEEITKKSIPHLKQESKPEQMEDDWIANFFDKSRIISDDEMQTLWAKVLAGEANSPGTYSKRTVNLFSDLDKKDALLFQSLCRFGWFIGNFTPLVFDPQAEIYNKVGINFESLSHLDSLGLIQFNGIAGFSRQRLPKQFVVGYCGQPLALTMQKDTDNNLELGNVLLTQAGKELASIINAPGVEGFADYVKEKWRAYLPEAQIS; via the coding sequence ATGTCAGACGACAATTCGACTTCATTAGTTAATCTTGGAGACTTATCCAAGCCTGCGGACACTTTGATTCAAAAAGTTTCATCCGCAATTGGTGGGGTTTTTGAGCCATGGCAAATAAAGCGTGTTGCCAAGGCCGAAGCTGAAGCCAACCTCATAAAAGCAAAATCTGAAATTGAAATTACTGAACTTCATCGTCGCGCGATGCATCGGTTTGTTGAGGAAGAAGCAAATCGACAAGAAAACATGGAGGAAATTACAAAAAAATCTATACCGCATTTGAAACAAGAATCAAAGCCGGAGCAGATGGAAGATGATTGGATTGCGAACTTCTTCGATAAGTCAAGAATAATTTCTGATGACGAAATGCAAACTCTTTGGGCAAAAGTATTGGCTGGTGAGGCTAATTCACCAGGTACATATTCCAAGAGAACAGTTAACCTATTTAGCGATTTAGACAAAAAAGATGCATTGCTATTCCAATCTTTATGTCGGTTTGGTTGGTTTATCGGAAACTTTACCCCGCTGGTCTTTGATCCTCAGGCAGAGATATATAACAAAGTAGGAATAAATTTTGAGAGTTTGTCACATTTGGATAGTTTAGGCCTTATCCAATTTAATGGAATCGCGGGCTTTAGTAGGCAGCGCTTGCCAAAACAATTTGTCGTAGGTTACTGTGGGCAGCCATTGGCTTTAACAATGCAGAAAGATACAGACAATAATCTTGAGCTAGGAAATGTGCTCCTTACGCAAGCTGGAAAAGAGTTGGCAAGTATTATTAACGCTCCCGGCGTGGAAGGCTTTGCTGACTATGTTAAAGAAAAATGGCGTGCGTATCTGCCAGAAGCGCAAATCTCCTAA
- a CDS encoding VOC family protein has product MMKQAKNTVCLWYDGGAEEAARFYTKTFPDSSVGAVHRAPGNFPSGKQGDMLTVEFTVMGIPCLGLNGGPNFKHNEAFSFQVATTDQAETDRYWNALVGNGGEESACGWCKDKWGLSWQIMPLALTEAVTDPDRAAAKRAFDAMMQMTKIDIAAIEAARRG; this is encoded by the coding sequence ATGATGAAGCAAGCAAAGAACACGGTTTGCCTTTGGTACGATGGCGGCGCCGAGGAGGCGGCGCGTTTTTACACCAAGACCTTCCCCGATTCATCCGTTGGCGCGGTACACCGCGCACCGGGAAATTTTCCGTCCGGGAAGCAAGGGGATATGTTGACGGTCGAATTTACCGTGATGGGAATTCCCTGTCTCGGGCTCAATGGCGGACCCAATTTCAAACACAACGAAGCCTTCTCGTTTCAGGTCGCAACCACTGACCAGGCCGAAACGGATCGTTACTGGAATGCGCTCGTCGGCAACGGCGGCGAAGAGAGTGCGTGCGGCTGGTGCAAGGACAAATGGGGCTTGTCCTGGCAGATTATGCCGCTGGCTTTGACGGAGGCGGTAACCGATCCCGACCGCGCTGCCGCCAAGCGCGCATTCGATGCAATGATGCAGATGACAAAGATCGACATCGCTGCAATCGAGGCGGCGCGCCGCGGTTGA
- a CDS encoding NYN domain-containing protein, with amino-acid sequence MVSPKFVAKIESEDPTLRLAVLIDADNAQATVIEGLLAEIAKFGEATVKRIYGDFTAPTSASWKKVLQKHAIKPVQQFAYTTGKNATDSTLIIDAMDLLYTRKFDGFCLVTSDSDFTGLAMRLREEGLTVLGFGEQKTPDAFKNACHKFIFTEVLRPSAQTESTVSLTENVNQQKASASPVISESPNPLQPVFPKEFVLDALEQSSDDSGWAHLGTFGSYLNKLKSDFDSRTYGYKKLSDLVKAMSDIFVTEERAVDGSDYKNLYVRAKSETKVNLNT; translated from the coding sequence ATGGTATCTCCAAAATTTGTAGCCAAAATTGAATCGGAAGACCCCACGTTGAGATTAGCGGTTCTTATTGATGCCGATAATGCACAAGCCACCGTCATTGAAGGACTTTTAGCCGAAATAGCCAAATTTGGTGAAGCCACTGTTAAACGAATCTATGGAGACTTCACGGCACCAACCAGCGCATCATGGAAAAAGGTATTACAAAAACATGCAATAAAGCCAGTACAGCAATTTGCCTATACTACAGGCAAGAATGCAACGGATAGCACATTGATAATTGATGCTATGGATTTACTTTATACACGCAAATTCGATGGGTTTTGCCTTGTTACCAGTGACAGCGATTTTACCGGTTTAGCAATGCGACTTAGAGAAGAAGGGCTAACTGTGCTTGGCTTTGGTGAACAAAAAACACCAGACGCATTCAAAAATGCGTGTCACAAGTTCATTTTCACTGAAGTGCTACGACCTTCCGCTCAGACTGAATCTACTGTATCTTTAACAGAGAACGTGAATCAGCAAAAAGCCTCCGCTTCTCCCGTAATTAGCGAATCCCCTAATCCACTACAGCCAGTTTTCCCAAAAGAGTTTGTATTGGATGCGCTAGAGCAATCAAGTGATGATAGCGGCTGGGCGCATCTTGGAACTTTTGGAAGCTATCTAAATAAACTGAAATCAGATTTTGATTCGCGCACATACGGATATAAAAAACTTTCTGATCTCGTAAAAGCAATGTCGGATATTTTTGTAACTGAGGAACGAGCCGTAGATGGTTCTGACTACAAAAATTTATATGTCCGAGCAAAGTCCGAGACGAAAGTTAACTTAAATACCTAA
- a CDS encoding GNAT family N-acetyltransferase — protein MSLNNNPIEITRLTLADLRADESGTAIEQLAELIVEAFREPPWHEHFSASRIHFGLGVELMRQGALLYAAKEQDAGRIVGYVLGKELAAGEGNGHQQTLKDISGTAALDYLCENGRRVFYVSGLAVRSGFRRRGIAERLSLALLDELRRQGFSYRLGRTDRSMISMRNLYQKLGFRELPVTDANHSERSYWLLAL, from the coding sequence ATGTCCTTAAACAACAACCCCATCGAAATTACCCGCCTGACTCTGGCCGACCTTCGAGCCGACGAATCCGGCACGGCGATCGAACAACTGGCCGAACTGATCGTCGAAGCGTTTCGGGAGCCGCCGTGGCACGAGCATTTTTCGGCGTCGCGAATCCATTTCGGTCTGGGCGTCGAGCTGATGCGGCAGGGCGCGCTGCTGTACGCAGCCAAAGAGCAGGACGCCGGCCGGATCGTCGGCTATGTGCTGGGCAAGGAACTGGCCGCAGGCGAAGGCAACGGGCATCAGCAGACGTTAAAAGACATATCCGGCACGGCGGCGCTGGATTATCTCTGCGAGAACGGGCGGCGGGTATTTTACGTAAGCGGGCTGGCGGTCAGGTCCGGCTTCAGGCGCCGAGGCATCGCCGAGCGGCTTTCGCTGGCCTTGCTCGACGAGCTGCGCCGGCAGGGATTTTCTTACCGTCTGGGGCGCACCGACCGTTCGATGATCAGCATGCGCAATCTGTATCAAAAGCTGGGATTCAGGGAATTGCCGGTCACCGACGCCAACCACTCCGAGCGAAGCTACTGGCTACTGGCGCTGTGA